A stretch of the Proteus sp. ZN5 genome encodes the following:
- the ihfB gene encoding integration host factor subunit beta, with the protein MTKSELIERLAGLQSHLSAKTVEEAVKEMLDHMADTLADGERIEVRGFGSFSLHYRAPRTGRNPKTGDKVDLEGKYVPHFKPGKELRDRVNIYTE; encoded by the coding sequence ATGACCAAGTCTGAGTTAATCGAGAGACTTGCAGGCCTACAATCTCATCTTTCGGCTAAGACGGTTGAAGAAGCTGTAAAAGAAATGCTTGATCATATGGCTGATACTTTAGCTGATGGTGAGCGTATCGAAGTCCGCGGATTCGGCAGTTTTTCTCTACACTACCGTGCGCCGCGTACGGGTCGTAACCCGAAGACTGGTGATAAAGTAGATCTGGAAGGTAAATACGTTCCACACTTTAAGCCAGGTAAAGAGTTACGTGACCGTGTAAATATTTATACGGAATAA
- the cmk gene encoding (d)CMP kinase has product MAVIVPVITVDGPSGAGKGTLCQALAKAFGWHLLDSGAIYRVLALAALHHHVDITSEDALVPLAANLDVRFIPNENGLSVILEGEDVSTEIRTETVGNTASQAATFPRVREALLRRQRAFRTAPGLIADGRDMGTIVFPDAQVKIFLEASAEERARRRMLQLQEKGFNVNFERLLSEIKERDYRDRNRAVAPLVAAKDALILDSTSLSIDEVIEKSLTYAKKNLQLSA; this is encoded by the coding sequence ATGGCGGTTATCGTCCCTGTTATAACTGTTGATGGGCCTAGCGGAGCAGGTAAAGGAACATTATGCCAAGCATTAGCGAAAGCATTTGGCTGGCATTTACTCGATTCTGGCGCTATTTATCGTGTATTGGCATTAGCAGCTTTACATCACCATGTAGATATCACCTCCGAAGATGCTTTAGTACCTTTGGCGGCAAATTTGGATGTGCGTTTTATTCCTAATGAGAATGGCTTAAGTGTCATTCTAGAAGGTGAAGATGTTTCAACTGAAATTCGAACAGAAACAGTTGGGAATACGGCATCACAAGCTGCAACTTTTCCTCGAGTAAGAGAAGCATTATTGCGTCGTCAGCGCGCATTTCGTACAGCGCCGGGTTTAATTGCTGATGGTCGAGATATGGGCACAATCGTTTTTCCTGATGCTCAAGTGAAAATATTTTTAGAAGCGAGCGCTGAAGAGCGCGCGCGTCGTCGCATGTTACAGTTGCAGGAAAAGGGCTTTAATGTTAACTTTGAGCGCCTTTTATCCGAGATAAAAGAACGTGATTACCGTGACCGGAATCGCGCTGTTGCGCCACTTGTTGCGGCGAAAGATGCATTAATTCTCGATTCTACAAGCTTGTCTATTGACGAAGTCATTGAAAAATCGTTGACTTATGCTAAAAAAAATCTGCAATTATCAGCGTAA
- the rpsA gene encoding 30S ribosomal protein S1, translating into MTESFAQLFEESLKTIETRPGAIVRGVVVAIDKDVVLVDAGLKSESAIPVEQFKNAQGELEIQVGDEIDVALDAVEDGFGETVLSREKAKRHEAWLMLEKAYEENETVVGIINGKVKGGFTVELNGIRAFLPGSLVDVRPVRDTTHLENKELEFKVIKLDQKRNNVVVSRRAVIESENSAERDQLLENLQEGMEVKGIVKNLTDYGAFVDLGGVDGLLHITDMAWKRVKHPSEIVNVGDEITVKVLKFDRERTRVSLGLKQLGEDPWVAIAKRYPEGTKLTGRVTNLTDYGCFVEIEEGVEGLVHVSEMDWTNKNIHPSKVVNVGDVVEVMVLDIDEERRRISLGLKQCKSNPWQQFAETHNKNDRVEGKIKSITDFGIFIGLDGGIDGLVHLSDISWNVAGEEAVREYKKGDEIAAVVLQVDAERERISLGVKQLSEDPFNNYLSAHKKGAIVSGKVTAVDAKGATVELADGVEGYLRASEASRDRVEDATLVLNVGEAVEAKYTGVDRKNRVINLSVRAKDEADEKDAIASVNNKEEVGFSNNAMAEAFKAAKGE; encoded by the coding sequence ATGACAGAATCTTTTGCTCAACTCTTTGAAGAATCCCTAAAAACAATCGAAACTCGTCCTGGCGCTATCGTTCGCGGCGTTGTAGTTGCTATCGATAAAGACGTTGTTCTGGTTGATGCAGGCCTGAAATCAGAATCTGCTATTCCTGTAGAACAATTCAAAAACGCTCAAGGCGAATTAGAAATCCAAGTGGGCGACGAAATTGATGTTGCTCTGGACGCGGTTGAAGATGGCTTCGGTGAAACCGTTCTGTCTCGTGAGAAAGCTAAACGTCACGAAGCGTGGCTGATGCTGGAAAAAGCTTACGAAGAAAACGAAACTGTTGTTGGTATCATCAACGGTAAAGTTAAAGGTGGTTTCACTGTTGAACTGAACGGCATTCGTGCGTTCTTACCAGGCTCACTGGTAGACGTTCGCCCAGTTCGCGATACAACTCATCTGGAAAACAAAGAGCTTGAGTTCAAAGTCATCAAATTAGACCAAAAACGTAACAACGTTGTTGTGTCTCGTCGTGCGGTTATCGAATCTGAAAACAGCGCAGAACGCGATCAGTTATTAGAAAACCTGCAAGAAGGCATGGAAGTTAAAGGTATCGTTAAGAACCTTACTGACTACGGTGCATTCGTTGATCTGGGCGGTGTTGACGGCTTACTGCACATCACTGACATGGCTTGGAAACGTGTTAAACACCCAAGCGAAATTGTCAATGTTGGCGACGAAATCACTGTTAAAGTCCTGAAATTCGACCGTGAACGTACTCGCGTATCATTAGGTCTGAAACAACTGGGCGAAGATCCATGGGTAGCTATCGCTAAACGTTATCCAGAAGGTACTAAACTGACTGGTCGTGTAACTAACCTGACTGATTACGGTTGCTTCGTAGAAATCGAAGAAGGCGTTGAAGGTCTGGTACACGTTTCTGAAATGGATTGGACTAACAAAAACATTCACCCATCTAAAGTTGTTAACGTTGGTGATGTTGTTGAAGTTATGGTTCTTGACATCGATGAAGAACGTCGTCGTATTTCACTGGGTCTGAAACAGTGCAAATCTAACCCATGGCAGCAGTTTGCAGAAACTCACAACAAGAACGACCGTGTTGAAGGTAAAATCAAGTCTATCACTGACTTCGGTATCTTCATCGGTTTAGACGGCGGTATCGACGGTCTGGTTCATTTATCTGACATTTCTTGGAATGTTGCAGGTGAAGAAGCAGTTCGTGAATACAAAAAAGGCGACGAAATCGCTGCTGTAGTTCTGCAAGTTGATGCTGAACGTGAACGTATCTCACTGGGCGTTAAACAATTATCAGAAGATCCATTCAATAATTACCTGTCTGCTCACAAAAAAGGTGCTATTGTTTCTGGTAAAGTAACTGCTGTTGACGCTAAAGGCGCAACTGTAGAATTAGCTGACGGTGTTGAAGGTTACCTGCGTGCTTCAGAAGCTTCACGTGACCGCGTTGAAGATGCAACTCTGGTTCTGAATGTTGGCGAAGCTGTAGAAGCTAAATATACTGGTGTTGACCGTAAAAACCGCGTTATCAACTTATCTGTTCGTGCTAAAGACGAAGCAGACGAGAAAGACGCTATCGCTTCTGTAAACAACAAAGAAGAAGTTGGTTTTTCAAACAACGCTATGGCTGAAGCTTTCAAAGCAGCTAAAGGCGAATAA
- the msbA gene encoding lipid A ABC transporter ATP-binding protein/permease MsbA, translating into MNDIDLSTWQTFRRLWPMIRLFKAGLITAAIALIINAGVDAFMISLLKPLLDEGFGKASNDVLKWMPFAVIGLIALRGISNFISSYCLSWVSGKVVMNMRRRLFSHIMGMPVSFFDQQSTGTLLSRITYDSEQVASSSSGALITVVREGAYIIGLFCLMFYYSWQLSLILIVIAPIVAVVIRIVSTRFRTISKRIQNSMGQVTTSAEQMLKGHKEVLIFNGQEVENKRFNHVSNHIRRQGMRMVVASSISDPIIQIIASLALAFVLYAASFPEIMDTLTAGTITVVFSSMVALMRPLKSLTNVNAQFQRGMAACQTLFTILDMEQEKDTGKLELKKPTGDIEFRNVTFQYVTKDTPALKNMSFTIPAGKTVALVGRSGSGKSTIANLITRFYDINEGEILINGHDIREYTLKSLRNQVALVSQNVHLFNETVANNIVYACEDQYTRDDIEKAAKMAHAMDFIQKMDKGLDTEIGENGVLLSGGQRQRIAIARALLRDSPILILDEATSALDTESERAIQSALDELQKNRTSLVIAHRLSTIEKADEILVIEDGEIVERGAHLDLIEKQGIYAQLHRMQFGK; encoded by the coding sequence ATGAATGATATAGATCTATCAACGTGGCAAACATTCCGCCGCTTATGGCCAATGATCAGGCTTTTCAAAGCGGGTTTGATCACTGCTGCAATTGCATTAATCATCAATGCGGGCGTGGATGCATTTATGATTTCTTTATTAAAACCACTTCTTGATGAAGGTTTTGGTAAAGCCAGTAATGACGTATTAAAATGGATGCCTTTTGCCGTTATTGGACTGATAGCTCTGCGTGGTATATCTAACTTTATTTCAAGTTACTGTCTTTCTTGGGTCTCTGGGAAAGTTGTAATGAATATGCGTCGCCGACTGTTTTCTCATATCATGGGAATGCCGGTGAGCTTTTTTGATCAGCAATCAACAGGGACTTTACTCTCCCGTATCACATACGATTCAGAACAAGTTGCCTCTTCATCATCGGGTGCATTAATTACCGTTGTACGTGAAGGCGCCTATATCATCGGACTATTTTGTTTGATGTTTTATTATAGCTGGCAATTATCCCTGATCCTTATCGTTATCGCACCTATTGTTGCTGTTGTTATACGCATAGTATCGACTCGTTTTAGAACGATCAGTAAACGTATCCAAAATAGCATGGGACAAGTGACAACTAGCGCAGAACAAATGCTAAAAGGACATAAAGAAGTTCTGATTTTTAATGGCCAAGAAGTTGAAAATAAACGCTTTAATCATGTAAGCAATCATATTCGCCGTCAAGGTATGCGTATGGTTGTCGCATCATCAATTTCAGATCCTATTATTCAGATAATCGCTTCTCTTGCATTAGCATTTGTCCTGTATGCAGCAAGTTTCCCTGAGATAATGGATACATTAACAGCAGGTACAATTACTGTTGTCTTCTCCTCAATGGTTGCATTAATGCGTCCATTGAAATCACTGACTAATGTGAATGCTCAATTTCAGCGAGGTATGGCTGCTTGTCAGACGTTATTTACTATCCTCGATATGGAGCAAGAAAAAGACACCGGTAAGCTTGAACTGAAAAAACCAACTGGTGATATTGAATTCCGTAATGTGACTTTCCAATATGTCACGAAAGATACGCCAGCACTGAAAAATATGTCATTTACCATTCCAGCTGGTAAAACTGTTGCATTAGTTGGACGCTCAGGCTCTGGTAAGTCTACGATTGCAAATTTGATCACACGTTTTTATGACATTAATGAAGGCGAAATATTAATTAATGGTCATGATATTCGTGAATACACATTGAAATCTTTGCGTAATCAAGTTGCGTTGGTTTCTCAAAATGTGCATCTTTTTAATGAAACTGTAGCAAACAATATTGTCTACGCATGTGAAGATCAGTATACCCGTGATGATATTGAAAAAGCGGCGAAGATGGCACATGCGATGGATTTTATCCAAAAAATGGATAAAGGCTTAGATACTGAAATTGGCGAAAATGGTGTATTACTTTCTGGTGGACAACGTCAGCGTATTGCAATTGCAAGAGCGTTATTACGAGATTCGCCAATTCTTATTCTTGATGAGGCTACATCAGCGCTAGATACAGAATCAGAGCGTGCTATCCAGTCAGCACTTGATGAGTTACAGAAGAACAGAACCTCTTTAGTGATTGCTCACCGTTTATCAACTATTGAAAAAGCGGATGAAATATTAGTTATTGAAGATGGTGAAATTGTTGAACGTGGCGCACACCTTGATTTGATTGAGAAACAAGGTATTTATGCACAACTTCACAGGATGCAATTTGGCAAATGA
- the lpxK gene encoding tetraacyldisaccharide 4'-kinase — MIERIWSGKSWFYILLLPFSWLYGAITLLRRFAYQKGWLASWKAPIPVVIVGNLTAGGNGKTPVVIWLVEQLIQQGFKPGVVSRGYGGKSDHYPLLLTSDTTPAMAGDEPVLIYHRTGAPVAVAPNRRDAVKALLAQHELDVIITDDGLQHYALQRDYEIVVIDGQRRFGNGWWLPAGPMRERAGRLDSVDAIIVNGGISQGNEIGMVLEGDTAVNLKTGEKKPVQQIKRAVAIAGIGHPPRFFNSLHEKGIELITTKAFSDHSDYNAHELQDLTPDLEPLIMTEKDAVKCQHFAQDNWWYLPVSAELNSQSVLKQVSNLIYGSKKLVSDLKQ; from the coding sequence ATGATTGAACGGATTTGGTCTGGTAAATCTTGGTTTTATATCTTATTGCTTCCATTCTCATGGTTGTATGGCGCGATCACATTATTAAGGCGTTTTGCATATCAGAAAGGATGGCTAGCATCATGGAAAGCCCCAATTCCTGTTGTGATTGTTGGCAATTTAACAGCTGGCGGGAATGGTAAAACGCCTGTTGTAATATGGCTTGTTGAGCAATTAATACAGCAGGGATTTAAACCAGGTGTTGTCTCTCGTGGTTACGGCGGAAAATCAGACCATTATCCATTACTTTTGACATCCGATACGACACCTGCCATGGCAGGTGATGAGCCTGTGTTGATTTATCATCGAACAGGTGCTCCCGTTGCGGTTGCACCTAATCGACGAGATGCAGTAAAAGCGCTGTTAGCTCAACATGAGCTTGATGTGATCATCACTGATGATGGTTTGCAACATTACGCATTACAGCGTGATTATGAAATTGTTGTCATTGATGGTCAGCGCCGATTCGGCAATGGCTGGTGGCTACCAGCAGGTCCTATGCGAGAGCGTGCAGGGCGCTTAGATTCTGTAGATGCAATTATCGTTAATGGTGGAATAAGCCAAGGTAATGAAATTGGCATGGTGCTGGAAGGTGATACTGCAGTCAATCTTAAAACAGGAGAGAAAAAGCCAGTTCAGCAAATTAAAAGAGCTGTTGCTATCGCTGGAATTGGTCATCCTCCTCGGTTTTTTAACTCTTTACATGAAAAAGGGATAGAGTTAATAACAACAAAAGCATTTAGTGATCATAGTGATTATAATGCTCACGAATTACAGGATTTAACACCTGACTTAGAACCCCTTATTATGACAGAAAAGGATGCTGTTAAATGTCAGCATTTTGCACAAGATAATTGGTGGTATTTACCTGTTAGCGCTGAATTAAATAGTCAATCTGTGCTAAAACAAGTCAGCAATTTAATTTATGGCTCGAAAAAACTTGTATCTGATCTGAAACAATGA
- a CDS encoding Trm112 family protein, translated as MDHRLLEIIACPVCHGKLIFDKENSELICKIDHLAYPVRDNIPVLLENEARELSLEEEK; from the coding sequence ATGGATCACCGCTTACTCGAAATTATTGCTTGCCCAGTTTGCCACGGCAAACTTATCTTTGATAAAGAAAATTCAGAGCTTATCTGCAAAATTGATCATTTAGCTTATCCTGTTCGTGACAATATCCCCGTTCTTCTGGAGAATGAAGCAAGAGAATTATCACTAGAAGAGGAAAAGTAA
- a CDS encoding DNA internalization-related competence protein ComEC/Rec2 has translation MILLNRLIKFFELKVVSIKWKYFHSAYFQRLYFTKLTLDSIALAMILGCLPLLVQHTLFSQAIYSITILVALFLLFIPFGLFRFLAIFLFFWVYSNMVASSLMTRTEQFADNMATFETKVMEYRQLIDGNIIIKIPITKKRLFSSSVYANVYWRSPPKNIAVGQYWKFKIQFRAVHSYLNEGGFDSQKYAVSMKETLTGKVMTAKFIRDDISLRTQLIQTISAHWQTAKNKGEIIALVLGDKRYIETEKKDLYMKTGVAHLIVISGLHIGLAAFFGWIIARGIQFFFPIRWINPRFPLVIAWLCGVFYAALSGWGIPATRAVIGLTVWVILHWGSRLFLPWQWALWSAALILIVEPLSILSASFWLSFSAVFAIIFWYWMYPLKAKYNHQKRWFILRLVHLQFGLLIILLPFQLYLFNGANFFSFIVNLWAVPIVSFITVPLIMLGLLTFFLSFLQPIIWHWVDLSINLAFCCAPLFLPYWQNSGAIPLLLGFLGIGTILIIKMSWWRYHFICIVAIGTILYCEFIASSRYQWRISMLDVGHGLAVILEKEGEAIIYDTGMRWKNGSSIAKNVIIPYLRHHRLTPVALIISHDHLDHTGGMEDLVKTYPNLSIRSSFDDPSHLPCLSDKSWQWKGLQFDALWPSNKLLSPKNNQSCVINISDGKYNILLTGDIEKEAEAQLVRVKKDQLKADVLQVPHHGSQTSSTLMFIQAVSPKFALVSAARYSPWRLPSDKVHHRYKKEAINWLATSVNGQVSIEFNQDNIDVFTYRRDILPRWYHQWFGVLTFPE, from the coding sequence ATGATTTTATTGAATCGACTGATAAAATTTTTTGAGTTAAAGGTGGTATCAATAAAATGGAAGTACTTTCATTCAGCCTATTTTCAAAGGCTCTATTTCACGAAGTTAACTTTAGATAGTATTGCTTTGGCAATGATATTAGGTTGCTTACCTTTATTAGTTCAACATACACTTTTTAGTCAGGCTATTTATTCTATTACTATTCTTGTTGCACTATTTCTATTATTTATTCCTTTTGGCTTATTCCGCTTTTTAGCGATATTTTTATTTTTCTGGGTTTATTCAAATATGGTTGCGTCATCGTTAATGACGAGAACAGAACAGTTTGCTGATAATATGGCAACATTTGAAACCAAGGTTATGGAGTATCGTCAATTAATAGATGGCAATATTATTATCAAAATACCCATTACGAAGAAGAGACTCTTTTCATCATCTGTTTATGCAAATGTCTATTGGCGAAGTCCGCCTAAAAACATAGCTGTAGGACAATATTGGAAATTTAAAATTCAATTTAGAGCTGTACATAGTTATTTAAATGAAGGTGGGTTTGATAGCCAAAAATATGCCGTTTCTATGAAGGAAACATTAACGGGTAAAGTGATGACCGCCAAGTTTATCCGGGATGATATATCACTACGTACTCAACTTATTCAGACAATCTCAGCTCATTGGCAAACTGCAAAAAATAAAGGTGAAATTATTGCTTTAGTCTTAGGTGATAAGCGATATATCGAAACCGAGAAAAAAGATCTCTACATGAAAACAGGGGTTGCACATTTAATTGTAATATCAGGTTTACATATAGGTTTAGCTGCCTTTTTTGGTTGGATTATTGCAAGAGGTATTCAATTTTTTTTTCCTATCAGATGGATTAATCCAAGATTTCCATTAGTTATAGCTTGGTTATGTGGTGTTTTCTATGCTGCGTTATCAGGTTGGGGAATACCAGCAACAAGAGCTGTTATTGGATTAACTGTTTGGGTGATTTTACATTGGGGGAGCCGATTATTTTTGCCTTGGCAATGGGCACTTTGGAGTGCAGCACTTATTCTTATTGTTGAGCCTCTTTCTATACTTTCAGCTAGTTTTTGGCTTTCATTTTCTGCTGTGTTTGCCATTATCTTTTGGTATTGGATGTACCCATTAAAAGCTAAATATAACCATCAAAAGCGGTGGTTTATTTTAAGGCTGGTACATTTACAATTTGGTTTATTAATTATTTTATTACCATTTCAATTATATTTATTTAATGGCGCTAATTTTTTTAGTTTTATCGTTAACTTATGGGCCGTTCCTATTGTTTCTTTTATTACCGTGCCATTAATAATGCTAGGATTATTGACATTCTTTCTCTCATTTTTACAACCAATAATTTGGCACTGGGTTGACCTTTCTATTAACCTTGCTTTTTGCTGTGCTCCTTTATTTTTACCCTATTGGCAAAATAGTGGTGCCATTCCTTTATTATTAGGATTTTTGGGAATTGGAACTATTTTAATCATAAAAATGTCATGGTGGCGTTATCATTTTATTTGCATTGTGGCTATTGGTACTATTTTATACTGTGAATTCATCGCCTCTTCACGTTATCAATGGCGAATATCTATGTTAGATGTTGGACATGGCTTAGCAGTTATTCTTGAAAAAGAAGGGGAAGCGATTATTTATGACACGGGAATGCGTTGGAAAAATGGAAGTTCGATTGCAAAGAATGTCATTATTCCTTATTTAAGACATCATCGACTTACGCCAGTTGCATTGATCATTAGTCATGATCATCTTGATCATACAGGGGGAATGGAAGATTTAGTAAAAACTTATCCTAATTTAAGCATTCGTAGTAGTTTTGACGATCCTTCGCATTTACCTTGCTTAAGTGATAAATCATGGCAGTGGAAAGGGCTTCAATTTGATGCATTGTGGCCATCGAATAAATTACTCTCCCCGAAAAATAATCAATCCTGTGTGATCAATATTAGTGATGGGAAATACAATATTCTGTTAACTGGAGATATAGAAAAAGAAGCTGAAGCTCAATTGGTAAGAGTAAAAAAAGATCAACTAAAAGCAGATGTCTTACAAGTTCCTCATCATGGTAGCCAAACATCATCTACATTGATGTTTATTCAAGCAGTATCACCAAAATTTGCACTTGTTTCTGCTGCTCGTTATAGCCCTTGGCGTTTGCCTTCTGATAAAGTACATCATCGCTATAAAAAAGAAGCTATTAATTGGCTAGCAACCTCTGTTAATGGGCAAGTTTCTATCGAGTTTAATCAAGATAATATTGATGTATTTACCTATAGGCGAGATATTTTGCCTCGTTGGTATCATCAGTGGTTTGGTGTTTTGACGTTTCCCGAGTAG
- the aroA gene encoding 3-phosphoshikimate 1-carboxyvinyltransferase — protein sequence MESLTLQPIAHIEGVINLPGSKSVSNRALLLAALAKGKTRLTNLLDSDDIRHMLNALKALGVQYQLSNNNTVCDIEGLGGEFKTNSPLELFLGNAGTAMRPLAAALNLGQHDIILTGEPRMKERPIGHLVDALRQGGAKIDYLEQTDYPPIRLRGGFLGGNVEVDGSVSSQFLTALLMMAPLAEQDTIITIKGELVSKPYIDITLALINTFGGKIENQEYQRFVIKGGQQYQSPEKYLVEGDASSASYFLAAAAIKGGTVRVTGIGKNSLQGDIHFASVLEKMGAKVRWGEDYIECERGTLKGIDMDMNTIPDAAMTIATTALFAEGETVIRNIYNWRVKETDRLAAMAAELQKVGAIVEEGHDYLKVIPPKQLTTADIETYNDHRIAMCFSLVALSDTPITILDPGCTAKTFPDYFEKLETLSQRNN from the coding sequence ATGGAATCGTTAACATTACAACCTATCGCTCATATCGAAGGTGTTATTAATTTACCAGGATCAAAAAGTGTCTCTAACCGTGCGTTGTTATTAGCGGCTTTAGCCAAAGGTAAAACTCGTCTAACCAACTTATTAGATAGTGATGATATTCGTCATATGCTTAATGCATTAAAAGCCTTAGGTGTGCAATATCAATTATCAAATAATAATACGGTATGTGATATTGAAGGACTAGGCGGTGAATTTAAAACAAATTCGCCATTAGAACTCTTCTTAGGTAATGCAGGTACCGCAATGCGCCCATTAGCGGCTGCATTAAATCTCGGTCAGCATGATATTATTCTTACTGGCGAGCCTCGCATGAAAGAGCGTCCAATTGGGCATTTAGTTGACGCTTTACGCCAAGGTGGCGCAAAAATTGACTACCTTGAACAGACGGATTACCCACCAATTCGCTTACGCGGTGGTTTTTTAGGTGGCAATGTTGAAGTTGATGGTAGTGTTTCTAGCCAGTTTTTGACTGCTTTATTAATGATGGCACCTTTGGCAGAGCAAGATACGATTATCACCATTAAAGGTGAATTAGTATCAAAACCTTACATTGATATTACCTTAGCGTTAATTAATACCTTTGGTGGAAAAATTGAAAACCAAGAGTACCAGCGCTTTGTTATAAAAGGTGGTCAACAATATCAATCACCAGAAAAATACCTTGTAGAAGGTGATGCTTCATCTGCATCTTACTTTTTAGCAGCGGCTGCCATTAAAGGCGGTACTGTACGAGTTACAGGCATCGGCAAAAACAGCTTACAAGGGGATATTCATTTTGCTTCAGTACTTGAAAAAATGGGCGCAAAAGTACGCTGGGGTGAGGACTATATTGAGTGTGAACGTGGAACGTTAAAAGGCATTGATATGGATATGAATACCATTCCTGATGCTGCAATGACCATTGCCACCACGGCACTTTTTGCTGAAGGCGAAACGGTTATCCGTAATATTTATAACTGGCGTGTAAAAGAAACTGACCGATTAGCGGCAATGGCAGCAGAGTTACAAAAAGTGGGTGCAATTGTTGAGGAAGGGCATGATTACTTAAAAGTAATACCACCAAAACAGTTAACTACTGCGGATATCGAAACTTATAACGATCATCGTATTGCGATGTGCTTTTCGCTGGTGGCACTTTCTGATACACCAATTACTATTCTTGATCCGGGATGTACCGCAAAAACCTTCCCTGATTATTTTGAGAAATTAGAAACACTTTCTCAACGTAATAATTAA
- a CDS encoding cold shock domain-containing protein → MTLQLRMGRVKWFDNNKGYGLIVARDIEQEVYVNKKAIANTKNKALTEGQDVEFSVIRTAAGLEAADVIGF, encoded by the coding sequence ATGACATTACAATTAAGAATGGGTCGCGTAAAATGGTTTGACAATAACAAAGGTTATGGTCTTATTGTTGCAAGAGATATTGAACAAGAAGTTTATGTCAATAAAAAAGCGATTGCCAATACAAAAAATAAAGCATTAACAGAAGGTCAAGACGTTGAATTTTCTGTTATCAGAACAGCCGCAGGTTTAGAAGCCGCTGATGTTATCGGGTTTTAA
- the kdsB gene encoding 3-deoxy-manno-octulosonate cytidylyltransferase, which translates to MFTVIIPGRYASTRLPGKPLADIHGKPMIVRVMEQAMRSGANRVIVATDNLDVVAAVEKAGGEACMTREDHHSGTERLAEVIEKYKFADDEIIVNVQGDEPLIPPTIITQVAENLASCGAGMATLAVPIVDSKEAFNPNAVKVVMDAKGFALYFSRATIPWERDRFNLSHDEIGEHYLRHIGIYAYRAGFIRRYITWEPSPLESIEMLEQLRVLWYGEKIHVAKALEVPGVGVDTQDDLVAARAAYRALNQEF; encoded by the coding sequence ATGTTCACGGTCATTATCCCTGGTCGATATGCATCGACTCGTTTACCGGGTAAACCCCTCGCGGATATTCATGGCAAACCTATGATTGTTCGTGTAATGGAACAGGCTATGCGCTCTGGTGCAAACCGTGTCATTGTTGCAACTGATAATTTAGATGTTGTTGCAGCAGTTGAAAAAGCGGGCGGGGAAGCGTGTATGACGCGCGAAGATCACCATTCGGGTACAGAGCGTTTAGCGGAAGTCATTGAAAAATATAAATTTGCGGATGATGAAATAATCGTTAACGTACAAGGTGATGAGCCTCTTATTCCACCCACAATTATTACTCAAGTAGCCGAAAATTTGGCGAGTTGTGGTGCAGGAATGGCAACATTAGCAGTGCCTATTGTTGACTCAAAAGAAGCTTTTAACCCTAATGCGGTGAAAGTCGTGATGGATGCAAAAGGTTTCGCACTTTATTTTTCTCGTGCAACCATTCCTTGGGAAAGAGACCGTTTTAATTTATCACATGATGAAATTGGTGAGCATTATCTTCGTCATATTGGGATTTATGCTTATCGTGCAGGCTTTATACGTCGATATATTACTTGGGAGCCAAGCCCATTAGAATCTATTGAAATGTTAGAGCAACTGCGAGTGCTGTGGTATGGCGAAAAAATCCATGTTGCAAAAGCATTAGAAGTTCCGGGTGTGGGTGTAGATACTCAAGATGATCTTGTTGCAGCCAGAGCTGCATATCGAGCACTTAACCAAGAGTTCTGA